The following proteins are co-located in the Deinococcus metallilatus genome:
- a CDS encoding cytochrome P450 produces MTTSSSDTSRCPFHAVTASLTRRDSPASPTGQAVEVDARGIYRVHDFQASRDVLRSEGVRQAGFMSEVASGVRGLGNLPVLFAEGEKHHEMRRSTARYFTPTQVADYQPMIAALADELIAELARQGEMDLDDLSLKLAVNVAARVVGLTDSRLPGLERRVVSFVEGGGDSEPGRGQPKKGRLAARRQQAQMALFYFLDVKPAIQARRQERKDDLISHLLDREYNDVEIMTECLTYGTAGMVTTREFISAAAWHLLKNPELRADYVHGTEKERHAILHEILRLEPVVTMLYRRAEQELTVEGQTIPEGSLLALNIQEANVDPEVVGEDAGQLCPGRKLPRGVQPQVLAFGDGHHRCPGAFLAIKESDVFLRRLLMWNDLEIVSEPEVSYNEVVKGYELRGFRIRLGGAKAAS; encoded by the coding sequence ATGACCACTTCCTCTTCCGACACGTCCCGTTGTCCCTTCCACGCCGTCACCGCCTCCCTCACCCGGCGCGACTCCCCCGCCTCCCCGACCGGGCAGGCCGTCGAGGTGGACGCCCGGGGCATCTACCGCGTTCACGATTTCCAGGCCTCGCGCGATGTCCTGCGTTCGGAGGGCGTGCGGCAGGCGGGCTTCATGTCCGAGGTCGCCAGCGGCGTGCGGGGCCTGGGCAACCTGCCGGTGCTGTTCGCGGAAGGCGAGAAGCACCATGAGATGCGCCGCTCGACCGCCCGCTACTTCACGCCCACCCAGGTCGCGGACTACCAGCCGATGATCGCCGCGCTGGCCGACGAATTGATCGCGGAACTCGCCCGCCAGGGTGAGATGGACCTCGACGACCTCAGCCTCAAGCTGGCGGTGAACGTGGCCGCACGGGTGGTGGGTCTGACCGACAGCCGCCTGCCCGGGCTGGAACGGCGCGTCGTGTCCTTCGTGGAGGGCGGCGGCGACAGCGAACCGGGGCGCGGGCAGCCCAAAAAAGGCCGATTGGCGGCCCGGCGGCAGCAGGCGCAGATGGCCCTCTTCTACTTTCTCGACGTGAAACCCGCGATTCAGGCCCGGCGCCAGGAACGCAAGGACGACCTGATCAGCCACCTGCTCGACCGCGAGTACAACGATGTGGAGATCATGACCGAGTGCCTGACCTACGGCACGGCGGGGATGGTCACCACCCGCGAGTTCATCAGCGCCGCCGCCTGGCACCTGCTGAAGAATCCGGAGCTGCGCGCCGACTACGTCCACGGCACCGAAAAGGAACGCCACGCCATCCTGCACGAGATTCTGCGCCTGGAGCCGGTCGTGACGATGCTCTACCGCCGCGCCGAGCAGGAGCTGACGGTGGAAGGCCAGACCATCCCCGAGGGCAGCCTGCTGGCCCTGAATATTCAGGAAGCCAACGTGGACCCGGAGGTCGTGGGTGAGGACGCGGGGCAGCTCTGCCCGGGCCGCAAGCTGCCGCGCGGCGTGCAGCCGCAGGTGCTGGCCTTTGGCGACGGCCACCACCGCTGCCCCGGCGCGTTCCTGGCGATCAAGGAGTCGGACGTGTTCCTGCGCCGCCTGCTGATGTGGAACGACCTGGAGATCGTCTCCGAACCCGAGGTCAGTTACAACGAGGTCGTGAAGGGCTACGAGCTGCGCGGCTTCCGTATCCGACTGGGAGGGGCAAAAGCGGCGTCCTGA
- a CDS encoding GNAT family N-acetyltransferase, translating into MTTRDLTVSPFDPAAASPEARLAVGHLLVACHAFAYPDDPPLLPEREAVSLTHVTPGEATAHFVVWDHEQALGWGSLDYHLTQNRHAAHARLLVHPGRRRRGLGRELGRALEAVARQEGRRVVTFATTSQAPAGEAFARTLGAEAALPMRQSQLVMAEVADSRLDAWTTRPDGDPYRLHIWGRVPDEFLTRTADMMMVMNTAPRGDLEMDDWTITPEMIRAWEGMIEDAGEVRFLMAAEDTRSGELAGYTEVFWSPDRAALVYQGATAVRPSARGQGLGKWLKAAMLRHLRAHCPGARFIRTNNANENAAMLGINVALGFTPWASVTEWQVRLAGV; encoded by the coding sequence ATGACGACGCGCGACCTGACCGTTTCTCCCTTCGACCCGGCGGCCGCGTCGCCGGAGGCGCGGCTGGCGGTCGGCCATCTGCTGGTCGCTTGCCACGCCTTCGCCTACCCGGACGACCCGCCCCTGCTCCCCGAGCGCGAGGCCGTCAGCCTGACGCACGTGACGCCCGGTGAAGCCACCGCGCATTTCGTGGTGTGGGACCACGAGCAGGCACTCGGATGGGGGAGCCTGGACTACCACCTGACCCAGAACCGGCACGCCGCGCACGCCCGGCTGCTCGTTCATCCCGGGCGGCGCCGCCGGGGCCTGGGCCGCGAACTGGGCCGCGCGCTGGAGGCGGTCGCCCGGCAGGAAGGCCGCCGCGTGGTGACCTTCGCCACGACCAGCCAGGCCCCCGCCGGGGAAGCCTTCGCCCGGACCCTGGGGGCCGAAGCGGCCCTCCCGATGCGGCAGAGCCAGCTCGTGATGGCGGAGGTCGCGGACAGTCGGCTGGACGCCTGGACCACCCGCCCGGATGGCGACCCGTACCGCCTGCACATCTGGGGGCGTGTGCCGGACGAATTCCTGACCCGCACCGCCGACATGATGATGGTGATGAACACCGCCCCGCGCGGCGACCTGGAGATGGACGACTGGACCATCACCCCCGAGATGATCCGCGCCTGGGAGGGCATGATCGAGGACGCCGGGGAAGTCCGTTTCCTGATGGCCGCCGAGGACACCCGCAGCGGGGAACTGGCCGGATACACCGAGGTCTTCTGGAGTCCCGACCGCGCCGCGCTGGTGTACCAGGGCGCGACCGCCGTGCGCCCCTCCGCGCGCGGCCAGGGCCTGGGCAAGTGGCTCAAGGCGGCGATGCTGCGCCACCTGCGCGCCCACTGCCCCGGCGCGCGGTTCATCCGCACCAACAATGCCAACGAGAACGCCGCCATGCTGGGCATCAACGTGGCGCTGGGCTTCACGCCCTGGGCCAGCGTGACCGAGTGGCAGGTGCGGCTGGCAGGCGTCTGA
- the pdxY gene encoding pyridoxal kinase PdxY, producing the protein MTSPSAPALPQNILSIQSWVSYGHVGNAAALFPLQRLGFEVWTINTVQFSNHTGYGEWTGSVFPPELVADLLDGIEARGVLSECAAVLSGYMGSEGTVSAVVEAVRRVRAANPAALYCCDPVMGDVGRGVFVRPELPDLIRAQAVPEADIVTPNQFELELLTGRRVTTLQEALDAARMLRGTLREGGPRIVVVTSLVREDAPEGVIETLAVTGEGAWLCRTPLLPLDPPRNGTGDAIAALFLGHYLKTGDAGTALSLSMSALFAVLDRTHRAGTREIQLVAAQDEYARPSRVFGAERVA; encoded by the coding sequence ATGACTTCCCCCTCTGCCCCGGCCCTTCCGCAGAACATCCTGAGCATCCAGTCGTGGGTGAGTTACGGGCACGTGGGGAACGCCGCCGCGCTGTTCCCGCTGCAACGCCTGGGCTTCGAGGTGTGGACCATCAACACCGTCCAGTTTTCCAACCACACCGGCTACGGCGAATGGACCGGCAGCGTCTTCCCGCCCGAACTGGTGGCGGATCTGCTGGACGGCATCGAGGCGCGCGGCGTGCTCTCCGAGTGTGCCGCCGTCCTGAGCGGCTACATGGGATCGGAGGGCACCGTCAGCGCCGTCGTGGAGGCCGTGCGCCGCGTGCGCGCCGCCAACCCGGCCGCGCTGTACTGCTGCGACCCGGTGATGGGCGACGTGGGGCGCGGCGTGTTCGTGCGGCCCGAGTTGCCCGACCTGATCCGCGCGCAGGCGGTGCCCGAAGCGGACATTGTGACACCCAACCAGTTCGAGCTGGAACTGCTGACCGGCCGCCGCGTGACCACCCTGCAAGAAGCCCTGGACGCGGCCCGGATGCTGCGCGGCACGCTGCGCGAGGGCGGCCCTCGGATCGTGGTCGTGACCAGCCTGGTGCGGGAGGACGCGCCGGAGGGCGTGATCGAGACGCTGGCGGTGACGGGGGAGGGGGCCTGGCTGTGCCGCACACCGCTGCTCCCGCTGGACCCGCCCCGCAACGGCACGGGTGACGCGATTGCGGCCCTGTTCCTGGGCCACTACCTCAAGACCGGGGACGCCGGAACCGCCCTCAGCCTCAGCATGAGTGCCCTCTTCGCCGTGCTGGACCGGACGCACCGCGCGGGCACCCGCGAGATTCAACTGGTGGCCGCCCAGGACGAGTACGCGCGGCCCAGCCGGGTGTTCGGGGCGGAACGGGTGGCCTGA
- a CDS encoding Ppx/GppA phosphatase family protein, whose amino-acid sequence MRVAVADVGTNSSHLLIAEARGEGGGYRVLDALKDRTRLGECLDAAGNLTREGEERLAAALTHFQALGAAAGVPEVQVYATSALREAPNGPEVAARVGERTGVYPVIISGEREGQLTYLGAAHSVDFGADNVLLDLGGGSLELARGGPERAEDVLSLPLGAIRMTRAWLHRDPPSKAELRALQDAVRSALAPHLGRFWVRPGTHVVLSSGTAEAAAALLAARGDTLPPSVNGLTVTTADLAALLERIRGLSAARRIRLPGLERRADTIVAGLAVLHAALEELGAERATVSEGALREGMLIEELGRHMAYAQGLSARQRSVLATAERFGANLAHARHVSALARDLLARLEAAGETFPPEARSLLTAAAVLHEVGQIVVQSAHHKHSAYLIRHAGLRGFTPREIELVAQLARYHRRSGPKSSHPEYAALPAPDRALVARLAAVLRVADGLDRSHAGEVRLHNLTRSAPGWTLTVSGATPLDLAGARDKADLWAREFGPLTVLERATPEGILGA is encoded by the coding sequence ATGAGGGTCGCCGTCGCGGACGTGGGCACCAATTCCAGTCACCTGCTGATCGCGGAAGCGCGCGGTGAGGGGGGCGGGTACCGCGTGCTGGACGCGCTGAAGGACCGGACCCGGCTGGGGGAGTGCCTGGACGCGGCGGGCAATCTCACGCGGGAGGGCGAGGAGCGGCTGGCGGCGGCCCTCACGCACTTTCAGGCGCTCGGCGCGGCGGCGGGGGTGCCCGAGGTGCAGGTGTACGCCACCAGCGCCCTGCGCGAAGCCCCCAACGGCCCCGAGGTGGCGGCCCGCGTGGGGGAGCGCACCGGCGTCTATCCCGTCATCATCAGCGGGGAGCGCGAGGGGCAACTGACGTACCTGGGGGCGGCGCACAGCGTCGATTTCGGCGCGGACAACGTGCTGCTCGACCTGGGCGGCGGCAGCCTGGAGCTGGCGCGGGGCGGCCCTGAGCGGGCAGAGGACGTGCTGAGCCTCCCGCTGGGCGCCATTCGGATGACCCGCGCGTGGCTGCACCGTGACCCGCCGAGTAAGGCCGAGCTGCGCGCCCTTCAGGACGCGGTGCGCTCGGCCCTGGCGCCGCACCTGGGCCGCTTCTGGGTCCGGCCCGGCACGCACGTCGTCCTGTCGAGCGGCACCGCCGAGGCCGCGGCGGCCCTGCTCGCGGCCCGGGGCGATACCCTGCCGCCCAGCGTGAACGGCCTGACGGTCACCACCGCCGATCTCGCGGCCCTGCTGGAACGCATCCGCGGCCTCAGCGCCGCCCGGCGGATTCGCCTGCCCGGCCTGGAGCGCCGCGCGGATACCATCGTGGCGGGCCTGGCGGTGCTGCACGCGGCGCTGGAGGAGTTGGGGGCCGAGCGGGCGACCGTCAGCGAGGGGGCGCTGCGCGAGGGGATGCTGATCGAGGAACTGGGGCGGCACATGGCCTACGCGCAGGGCCTCAGCGCCCGGCAGCGCAGCGTGCTGGCGACCGCCGAACGCTTCGGGGCGAACCTCGCGCACGCGCGGCACGTCAGCGCGCTGGCCCGCGACCTCCTCGCCCGGCTGGAGGCGGCGGGGGAGACGTTCCCGCCGGAGGCCCGCAGCCTGCTGACCGCCGCCGCCGTGCTGCACGAGGTCGGGCAGATCGTGGTGCAGAGCGCGCACCACAAGCACTCCGCGTACCTGATCCGCCACGCGGGCCTGCGCGGCTTTACCCCGCGCGAGATCGAACTGGTGGCGCAACTGGCCCGTTATCACCGGAGGAGCGGCCCCAAGTCCTCTCATCCTGAGTACGCCGCGCTGCCCGCCCCCGACCGCGCCCTGGTCGCGCGGCTGGCCGCCGTGCTGCGCGTCGCGGACGGGCTGGATCGCTCGCACGCCGGAGAGGTGCGGCTCCACAACCTCACCCGCAGCGCGCCCGGCTGGACCCTCACGGTGAGCGGCGCGACTCCCCTGGACCTCGCGGGCGCGCGGGACAAGGCCGACCTGTGGGCGCGCGAGTTCGGCCCCCTGACCGTGCTGGAGAGGGCCACCCCCGAGGGTATCCTCGGCGCATGA
- a CDS encoding sensor histidine kinase: MTLRGRLTLFYTALLAVLLTVVAVATLALMRNNLLLGIDRDLLDTYRQFTRLFSQLDLTPPTESGENLGGGVPLQLSTARYLFPNAAIQIEELPFYDAETLAQALAEAKTDAQRRQLFASLRRLGDSTRRPLIGLDPNAPIRLTDEEFARLIRSPEQRLTITRLVKEPYGDVTPMRVLVTLGSVQQDSGVLGFPRESFALTYVGRNLSTLNYTLSQLQRVILVLFLVGLITAGVGAYLLAGQALRPLRQVQRAAEGIGGQNLGERVPEPRTGDEVQALAHALNAMLGRLEASFEAQRRFTSDASHELRTPVTAISGHASYLLRRTDPTEQQRESLNIIRRESERLTNLIASLLQLARSDSGALALTHQPILSGLFLAEIARELMPLAHAQGTELVARGEDVAFEGDPDRLKQVIINLVGNALKAGSRHITLISQPAEHGQEVRLSVQDDGPGIPPEHLARLFDRFYRVEDSRSRDQGGAGLGLSIAKGIMDAHGGRIWLESEVGRGTTAHVQLPVGNIPVLDEEDVP, from the coding sequence GTGACGCTGCGTGGGCGGCTCACGCTGTTCTACACGGCGCTGCTGGCCGTGCTGCTGACGGTCGTGGCGGTCGCGACGCTGGCCCTGATGCGGAACAACCTCCTGCTGGGGATCGACCGCGACCTGCTGGACACGTACCGGCAGTTCACGCGGCTGTTCAGCCAGCTCGACCTGACGCCGCCCACGGAGAGCGGGGAGAACCTGGGCGGGGGCGTGCCCCTCCAGCTCTCCACCGCCCGGTACCTGTTTCCGAATGCCGCCATTCAGATCGAGGAGCTGCCCTTCTATGACGCCGAGACGCTGGCGCAGGCGCTGGCCGAGGCCAAGACGGACGCGCAGCGGCGGCAACTGTTCGCGTCGCTGCGGCGGCTGGGCGACAGCACGCGCCGCCCGCTGATCGGCCTGGACCCGAACGCCCCCATCCGCCTGACCGATGAGGAGTTCGCGCGCCTGATCCGCTCGCCCGAGCAGCGCCTGACCATCACCCGCCTGGTCAAGGAACCCTACGGCGACGTGACGCCCATGCGGGTGCTGGTGACGCTCGGGTCGGTGCAACAGGATTCGGGGGTGCTGGGGTTTCCGCGCGAGAGCTTCGCCCTCACGTACGTGGGCCGCAACCTCAGCACCCTGAACTACACGCTCTCGCAGCTCCAGCGGGTGATTCTGGTGCTGTTCCTGGTGGGCCTGATCACGGCGGGGGTGGGCGCGTACCTGCTGGCCGGACAGGCGCTGCGGCCCCTGCGCCAGGTGCAGCGCGCCGCCGAGGGCATCGGCGGGCAGAACCTGGGCGAGCGCGTGCCCGAACCCCGGACCGGGGACGAGGTGCAGGCCCTCGCGCACGCCCTGAACGCCATGCTGGGTCGCCTGGAAGCCAGCTTCGAGGCGCAGCGGCGCTTTACCAGTGATGCCAGCCATGAACTGCGGACGCCGGTCACCGCGATCAGCGGGCACGCCAGCTACCTGCTGCGCCGCACCGACCCCACCGAGCAGCAGCGCGAGAGCCTGAACATCATCCGCCGCGAGTCCGAGCGGCTGACCAACCTGATCGCCAGCCTGCTGCAACTCGCCCGCTCGGACAGCGGGGCGCTGGCCCTGACCCACCAGCCGATCCTCTCGGGGCTGTTCCTGGCCGAGATCGCGCGTGAACTGATGCCGCTCGCCCACGCGCAGGGCACCGAACTCGTCGCGCGGGGGGAGGACGTGGCCTTCGAGGGCGACCCCGACCGCCTCAAGCAGGTCATCATCAATCTGGTCGGCAACGCCCTGAAGGCCGGATCGAGGCACATCACGCTGATCAGCCAGCCCGCCGAGCACGGCCAGGAGGTGCGCCTCAGCGTGCAGGACGACGGCCCCGGCATTCCCCCCGAACACCTCGCCCGGCTCTTTGACCGCTTCTACCGCGTCGAGGACAGCCGCAGCCGCGACCAGGGCGGCGCGGGCCTGGGCCTGAGCATCGCGAAGGGGATCATGGACGCGCACGGCGGCCGCATCTGGCTGGAAAGTGAGGTCGGCCGGGGCACCACCGCGCACGTGCAGCTCCCGGTGGGGAATATTCCGGTGCTGGATGAGGAGGACGTGCCGTGA
- a CDS encoding M3 family oligoendopeptidase encodes MTTTLNAVERVLSVPDEQTRWDTYAPRYAGLLSADLTAEQVPAWLAEWSALDAEVGQAGNKLATHADLHTDDEAIQARYAKFLEEVSPQAQRAEQALTEKLLAVPGYTPAPDFALNYRRFRDAAALFREANVELGVTHEAQMNRHGVITGNQKVILNGEERTVPQAKQQMDSPDRTEREEAWRALAASNQGVAPALDALMLELIGTRQQLAWNADLPGYRDFIWRRLDRVDYTPEDCRAFHEAVREEVVPLAAEIMGGIAARLGLDSVRPWDYNRNNLLDPEGRASLKPFKTGAELEDLAQTAFEGLDGELAARFRSMRDGLLDLQSRPGKMTHAYCQYFPVQNEPFVLMNVVGTSEDVRVLFHEVGHAFHGFLSGGAQPLVWNRWSPIEFVEIPSMAMEFLTLDHLGHVFSPAELARYREKQLQGVVAFLPWAAQMDAFQHWLYAEAGQNVTTADLDAKWLELDRTFHPFVNWDGLDESVRAKGWQYYHVFRAPFYYIEYAMCYLAAVGIWRGARQNPAEALSNYKASLRLGSTVPVPELYHAAGVDFRFDREHIRGLMAFLKEQLA; translated from the coding sequence ATGACCACAACCCTGAATGCTGTCGAGCGCGTGCTGAGCGTTCCCGACGAACAGACCCGCTGGGACACCTACGCGCCGCGTTACGCGGGGCTCCTGAGCGCGGACCTGACGGCGGAACAGGTCCCCGCCTGGCTGGCCGAGTGGAGCGCCCTGGACGCGGAGGTGGGGCAGGCCGGAAACAAGCTCGCCACCCACGCCGACCTGCACACGGACGACGAGGCCATTCAGGCACGGTACGCGAAGTTTCTGGAGGAAGTCTCGCCGCAGGCCCAGCGCGCCGAGCAGGCCCTGACCGAGAAGCTGCTGGCGGTGCCCGGTTACACACCTGCCCCCGACTTCGCGCTCAATTACCGCCGCTTCCGTGACGCCGCCGCCCTCTTCCGCGAGGCGAACGTCGAACTGGGCGTCACCCACGAGGCGCAGATGAACCGCCACGGCGTGATCACCGGGAACCAGAAGGTCATCCTGAACGGCGAGGAACGGACCGTCCCGCAGGCCAAACAGCAGATGGACAGTCCCGACCGGACCGAGCGCGAGGAGGCGTGGCGGGCGCTGGCCGCGAGCAACCAGGGCGTCGCCCCTGCCCTCGACGCGCTGATGCTGGAGCTGATCGGCACGCGGCAGCAGCTTGCCTGGAATGCCGACCTGCCCGGCTACCGCGACTTCATCTGGCGGCGCCTGGACCGCGTGGACTACACGCCCGAGGACTGCCGCGCCTTCCACGAGGCCGTGCGTGAAGAGGTGGTCCCCCTCGCCGCCGAGATCATGGGCGGGATCGCCGCGCGCCTGGGCCTGGACAGCGTGCGCCCCTGGGACTACAACCGCAACAATTTGCTCGACCCGGAAGGCCGCGCGTCCCTGAAGCCATTCAAGACGGGCGCGGAACTGGAGGACCTCGCGCAGACGGCCTTCGAAGGCCTGGATGGCGAGCTGGCCGCGCGCTTCCGCTCAATGCGGGACGGCCTGCTCGACCTTCAGTCGCGGCCCGGCAAGATGACGCACGCCTACTGCCAGTACTTCCCGGTGCAGAACGAGCCCTTCGTGCTGATGAACGTGGTGGGCACCTCCGAGGACGTGCGCGTGCTGTTCCACGAGGTCGGGCACGCCTTCCACGGCTTCCTGAGCGGGGGCGCGCAGCCGCTCGTCTGGAACCGCTGGAGTCCCATCGAGTTCGTGGAGATTCCCTCGATGGCGATGGAATTCCTGACGCTCGACCACCTCGGGCACGTCTTCTCGCCCGCCGAGCTGGCCCGCTACCGCGAGAAGCAGCTTCAGGGCGTGGTCGCCTTCCTGCCCTGGGCCGCGCAGATGGACGCCTTCCAGCACTGGCTCTACGCCGAGGCGGGCCAGAACGTCACCACCGCCGACCTCGACGCGAAGTGGCTGGAACTGGACCGCACCTTCCACCCCTTCGTGAACTGGGACGGCCTGGACGAGAGCGTGAGGGCGAAGGGCTGGCAGTACTATCACGTCTTCAGGGCGCCGTTTTATTACATCGAATATGCGATGTGTTACCTCGCCGCAGTCGGCATCTGGCGGGGGGCCCGGCAGAATCCGGCCGAGGCCCTCTCGAACTACAAGGCCAGCCTGCGCCTGGGCAGCACGGTACCCGTCCCCGAGCTGTACCACGCCGCTGGCGTGGACTTCCGCTTCGACCGGGAGCATATCCGGGGGCTGATGGCGTTCCTGAAGGAGCAGTTGGCGTAG
- a CDS encoding MarR family winged helix-turn-helix transcriptional regulator, translating to MAEAPSSPTLPAAELAFLTALWDAWQALTARGEAELRARHDLDLRSFIALAYVQGGADQPAQLARDLGVPRYEVSRVLHALEARGAVTRGQAPTDARRVTVTVTPGGAALWQEALATVRAVTGPALASLGPQAEQLTRDLHVLAQAARSLPAPPEPDQSASPLCTSPTQESE from the coding sequence GTGGCCGAAGCTCCTTCCTCCCCGACTCTCCCGGCAGCGGAACTGGCGTTCCTGACCGCGCTGTGGGACGCCTGGCAGGCCCTCACGGCGCGGGGCGAGGCCGAGTTGCGCGCCCGGCATGACCTGGACCTGCGTTCCTTTATCGCGCTGGCCTACGTGCAGGGCGGCGCGGACCAGCCCGCCCAGCTCGCCCGTGACCTCGGCGTGCCCCGCTACGAGGTCAGCCGCGTGCTGCACGCGCTGGAGGCCCGGGGGGCGGTGACACGCGGCCAGGCCCCCACAGATGCCCGCCGCGTCACGGTGACGGTCACGCCGGGGGGCGCGGCGCTGTGGCAGGAGGCCCTCGCCACCGTGCGCGCCGTCACCGGCCCCGCGCTCGCCTCCCTCGGGCCGCAGGCCGAACAGCTCACCCGCGACCTGCATGTCCTGGCGCAAGCTGCCCGCTCTCTCCCCGCGCCGCCGGAGCCTGACCAGTCGGCTTCGCCGCTTTGCACGTCCCCCACGCAGGAGTCAGAATGA
- the argR gene encoding arginine repressor, with amino-acid sequence MLSKEQRQKRIQDIIARDAISTQGELVERLRAEGIQVTQATVSRDINELRLVRLPIGKGRHRYALAQVAGHEGVEEELGRLFQNFVRDVDRGENVLVIRTADGHATGVALLLDRLRRDDIVGTIAGEDTIFVVARTTAEGEALMEELHALMLG; translated from the coding sequence ATGCTCAGCAAGGAACAGCGTCAGAAGCGCATTCAAGACATCATCGCCCGCGACGCCATCTCCACGCAGGGCGAGCTTGTCGAGCGCCTGCGCGCCGAGGGGATACAGGTCACGCAGGCGACGGTCAGCCGGGACATCAACGAGTTGCGGCTGGTGCGGCTCCCCATCGGCAAGGGCCGCCACCGCTACGCGCTCGCGCAGGTCGCCGGGCACGAGGGCGTGGAGGAGGAACTGGGCCGCCTTTTCCAGAACTTCGTGCGTGACGTGGACCGGGGCGAGAACGTCCTGGTGATCCGCACCGCCGACGGCCACGCAACCGGCGTCGCCCTGCTGCTCGACCGCCTGCGCCGCGACGACATCGTGGGCACCATCGCGGGCGAGGACACCATCTTCGTGGTCGCCCGCACGACCGCCGAGGGTGAGGCGCTGATGGAGGAGCTGCACGCACTGATGCTGGGGTGA
- the coaBC gene encoding bifunctional phosphopantothenoylcysteine decarboxylase/phosphopantothenate--cysteine ligase CoaBC produces MAAVKAPSVLRRLRERGARVQVIATRAALAFITELSLATAADGEVATDTTWFEARPDAQHLTLARAEAVVIVGASADLLARAAQGRADDLASATLLSVEGPVLWVPAMNERMWRHPAVQANVERLRGWGQTFLGPEVGSFGTRGEGAGLGRMAEPEDIAAATLALLHPPHSRDLAGVKVVVSAGPTREYLDPVRFISNPSSGKMGFAVAEEARDRGADVTLVTGPVNLPDPPGVDVVRIETALELRDAVLAAARDAQMVVMTAAVADYRAAERSDEKQAKVAGDVTIHLTPNPDILAELGRQKGDRVLVGFAMETHAGVERAALKAQRKNADFILLNYPTREGTAFGGDDNEVTLVRPDGTSEAWPRLSKREVARRLLDEAARVRQKAES; encoded by the coding sequence ATGGCCGCCGTGAAGGCCCCGTCGGTGCTGCGGCGCCTGCGCGAGCGGGGCGCGCGGGTGCAGGTGATCGCCACGCGGGCCGCGCTCGCCTTCATCACCGAACTCAGCCTGGCGACCGCCGCCGATGGGGAGGTGGCGACCGACACGACCTGGTTCGAGGCCCGGCCCGACGCGCAACACCTGACCCTGGCGCGGGCGGAAGCGGTGGTGATCGTCGGCGCGTCGGCGGACCTGCTGGCGCGGGCAGCCCAGGGCCGCGCGGACGACCTGGCCTCGGCCACCCTGCTCAGCGTGGAGGGGCCGGTGCTGTGGGTGCCCGCGATGAACGAACGGATGTGGCGGCACCCGGCGGTGCAGGCCAACGTCGAGCGGCTGCGCGGCTGGGGCCAGACCTTCCTGGGGCCGGAGGTCGGCTCGTTCGGCACACGCGGCGAGGGCGCGGGGCTGGGCCGCATGGCCGAACCGGAGGACATCGCGGCGGCCACGCTCGCGCTCCTGCACCCGCCCCACTCCCGCGATCTGGCAGGCGTGAAGGTGGTCGTCTCCGCCGGGCCAACGCGCGAATATCTCGACCCGGTGCGCTTTATCAGCAATCCCTCCAGCGGCAAGATGGGCTTCGCGGTGGCCGAGGAAGCGCGGGACCGGGGTGCAGACGTGACGCTGGTGACCGGCCCGGTGAACCTCCCCGACCCGCCCGGCGTGGACGTGGTCCGCATCGAGACGGCGCTGGAACTGCGGGACGCGGTGCTGGCGGCCGCGCGGGACGCGCAGATGGTCGTGATGACAGCGGCGGTCGCGGACTACCGGGCAGCGGAACGCTCGGATGAGAAGCAGGCGAAGGTGGCGGGCGATGTGACCATCCATCTCACGCCCAACCCGGACATCCTGGCCGAATTGGGGCGCCAGAAGGGGGACCGGGTGCTGGTGGGCTTCGCGATGGAAACGCACGCCGGGGTGGAACGCGCGGCCCTCAAGGCGCAGCGCAAGAACGCCGATTTCATCCTGCTGAACTACCCTACCCGCGAGGGCACGGCCTTTGGCGGTGACGACAACGAGGTCACGCTGGTCCGCCCGGACGGCACCTCCGAAGCCTGGCCGCGCCTCAGCAAACGCGAGGTGGCGAGGCGGCTGCTGGACGAGGCCGCGCGGGTCAGACAGAAGGCGGAAAGCTGA